A portion of the Tamandua tetradactyla isolate mTamTet1 chromosome 16, mTamTet1.pri, whole genome shotgun sequence genome contains these proteins:
- the SDHAF1 gene encoding succinate dehydrogenase assembly factor 1, mitochondrial: MSRLSRMQRQVLGLYRELLRAGRGKPGAQARVRAEFRQHACLPRADVLRIEYLYRRGRRQLQLLRSGHATAMGTFVRPRGPSGGVRSPETPPKEGDGPRTPVDGAGAPETPPDGR, translated from the coding sequence ATGAGCCGCCTTAGCCGGATGCAGCGGCAAGTTCTGGGTTTGTACCGCGAGCTGCTGCGCGCTGGGCGCGGGAAGCCGGGCGCCCAGGCGCGGGTGCGGGCCGAGTTCCGGCAGCACGCCTGCCTGCCACGCGCCGACGTGCTGCGCATAGAATACTTGTACCGCCGCGGACGGCGCCAGCTCCAGCTGCTACGCTCCGGCCACGCCACGGCCATGGGCACGTTTGTGCGCCCGAGGGGTCCATCCGGCGGCGTGAGGTCCCCGGAAACTCCGCCTAAAGAAGGTGACGGACCGAGGACCCCGGTTGACGGCGCGGGGGCACCAGAGACTCCGCCCGACGGACGGTAA